From the Aquitalea magnusonii genome, one window contains:
- a CDS encoding tetratricopeptide repeat protein yields MKPLNRSFSLLLVLLLSACTSMKSPLLAKQPASSTEQTADDETAAVAESNANLPRLELTPQIVYGVLASEIAAQRGAAGSSAATYLDLAKQTRDPRLAQRAAEFALFSGQLKDAADALSLWMELDPSSQIPREQLFITMLRSGKLAESQPLVEDLLKREPQRAPDIFVQLARLTARQNDKQAAYALVNRLASQYPDLPEARFAVIAVAAEVNDDATIQREFDRLAQIAPKWDLPVAWQTDRLRRIRLGQAIDFLQQELARRPDAGLELRMAYPRLLVGAKRFPEARVAFEALLRQNPDNAELLYASGLLAYQLRDLPAADQRLTAALQQKHPETDFIRFTLGQVAEDRQDKAMARQWYDSVGAGQQFLPAQARLAALDAEAGKLDEALRRLAPLGQGEQEKVQLAMQQAELARHAKRYDLSFRILTQALESWPRSPELLYDRALVSDQLGNLGDAERDLKTLLKEKPDDPQALNALGYTLANRSNRHQEALGYIEKALKADPDNPMILDSMGWVLFKLGRSEAALKYLERAYAAMQDSEVAAHLGEVLWKLGRKQDALTLLRQSLAKDPDNEALQDALKRFHLP; encoded by the coding sequence ATGAAACCGCTGAATCGATCCTTTTCCCTGTTGCTGGTGCTGCTGCTGTCAGCCTGCACCAGCATGAAGTCCCCCTTGCTTGCCAAGCAGCCGGCCTCCAGTACCGAGCAAACCGCTGATGATGAAACCGCCGCCGTGGCCGAGAGCAATGCCAATCTGCCCCGGCTGGAGCTGACGCCGCAAATCGTCTACGGCGTGCTGGCCAGCGAAATTGCCGCCCAGCGCGGTGCAGCCGGTTCGTCTGCTGCCACTTATCTGGATCTGGCCAAGCAAACGCGCGACCCGCGTCTGGCACAGCGCGCCGCCGAGTTTGCCCTGTTCTCCGGCCAGCTCAAGGATGCGGCTGATGCGCTGTCGCTGTGGATGGAACTCGACCCTAGCTCGCAGATCCCGCGCGAACAGCTATTCATCACCATGCTGCGCTCTGGCAAGTTGGCAGAAAGCCAGCCGCTGGTGGAGGATTTGCTCAAGCGTGAGCCGCAACGCGCGCCGGATATTTTTGTCCAGTTGGCACGTCTTACCGCGCGCCAGAATGACAAGCAGGCCGCCTATGCGCTGGTGAACCGTCTGGCCAGCCAGTATCCGGATTTGCCAGAAGCCCGCTTTGCCGTGATCGCGGTGGCGGCCGAGGTGAATGACGACGCCACCATCCAGCGCGAATTCGACCGGCTGGCCCAGATCGCACCCAAGTGGGACCTGCCGGTAGCCTGGCAAACCGACCGCTTGCGTCGTATCCGGCTGGGGCAGGCCATCGACTTTTTGCAGCAGGAACTGGCGCGGCGGCCTGATGCCGGACTGGAACTGCGCATGGCCTATCCGCGCTTGCTGGTGGGGGCCAAACGCTTCCCGGAAGCGCGCGTAGCCTTTGAGGCGCTGCTGCGGCAGAATCCGGACAATGCCGAGCTGCTCTACGCCTCCGGCTTGCTGGCCTATCAGCTACGCGATCTGCCCGCTGCCGATCAGCGCCTGACGGCAGCCTTGCAGCAGAAACACCCGGAAACCGACTTCATCCGTTTTACGCTGGGTCAGGTAGCCGAAGACCGGCAGGACAAGGCCATGGCGCGGCAATGGTATGACAGCGTGGGTGCCGGCCAGCAGTTCCTGCCGGCACAAGCACGCCTGGCCGCACTGGATGCCGAGGCAGGCAAGCTGGACGAAGCCCTGCGCCGCCTGGCACCGCTGGGGCAGGGCGAGCAGGAAAAGGTGCAACTGGCAATGCAGCAGGCCGAACTGGCACGTCACGCCAAGCGCTACGATCTTTCCTTCCGCATCCTGACACAGGCGCTGGAAAGCTGGCCGCGCTCGCCCGAACTGTTGTACGACCGCGCGCTGGTATCGGATCAACTGGGCAATTTGGGCGATGCCGAACGCGATCTGAAAACCCTGCTCAAGGAAAAACCGGATGATCCGCAGGCGCTCAATGCCTTGGGCTATACCCTGGCCAATCGCAGCAATCGCCATCAGGAAGCACTCGGCTATATCGAGAAAGCGCTCAAGGCTGATCCGGACAATCCGATGATCCTGGACAGCATGGGCTGGGTACTGTTCAAGCTGGGACGCAGCGAGGCCGCCCTCAAATACCTGGAACGCGCCTATGCCGCCATGCAGGACAGCGAGGTAGCCGCGCATCTGGGCGAAGTGCTGTGGAAGCTGGGGCGCAAGCAGGACGCGCTCACGCTATTGCGCCAGTCCCTGGCCAAAGACCCGGACAATGAAGCATTGCAGGATGCGCTCAAGCGCTTTCATCTGCCATGA
- the mutM gene encoding bifunctional DNA-formamidopyrimidine glycosylase/DNA-(apurinic or apyrimidinic site) lyase, with the protein MPELPEVETTRRGVAPYLDCATLQGAIVREGRLRWPVPPQLDATLAGLTVRAVTRRAKYLLVHFDSGTLLIHLGMSGSLRYVPADTPPQKHDHIDLKLGSHVLRYRDPRRFGAMLWHVGPVEFHSLLKDLGPEPLSDAFDGEVLHAAIAKRGTAIKLAIMDNHVVVGVGNIYANESLFHAGINPSRAARDLSLADCKRLASEIKRVLSLAIEAGGSTLRDFVNTEGKSGYFQQDYYVYDRQEQACRICSSPIRQIRQGQRSSYYCPLCQPC; encoded by the coding sequence ATGCCCGAACTGCCCGAAGTGGAAACAACCCGGCGCGGTGTTGCGCCTTATCTGGATTGTGCCACCCTGCAAGGTGCCATCGTGCGCGAAGGCCGCCTGCGCTGGCCGGTGCCGCCACAACTGGATGCCACCCTTGCCGGACTGACAGTACGCGCAGTCACGCGCCGTGCCAAGTACCTGCTGGTTCATTTTGATAGCGGAACCCTGCTAATCCACCTGGGCATGTCCGGCAGCTTGCGTTATGTCCCTGCCGATACGCCACCACAAAAACATGATCACATCGACCTGAAACTGGGCAGCCATGTGCTGCGCTACCGCGACCCGCGTCGCTTCGGTGCCATGCTATGGCATGTGGGGCCAGTGGAATTCCACTCGCTGCTGAAAGACCTGGGGCCCGAGCCCTTGTCGGACGCCTTTGACGGTGAAGTCCTGCATGCGGCCATTGCCAAACGCGGCACAGCCATCAAACTGGCCATCATGGACAATCACGTTGTGGTGGGCGTTGGCAACATCTACGCCAATGAATCGCTGTTTCATGCAGGCATCAACCCCAGCCGTGCCGCGCGTGATCTGAGCCTGGCTGACTGCAAACGGCTGGCCAGCGAAATCAAACGGGTACTGAGCCTGGCGATCGAGGCTGGCGGCAGCACACTGCGCGACTTCGTCAACACCGAGGGCAAGTCCGGCTACTTCCAGCAGGACTACTATGTCTACGACCGGCAGGAGCAAGCCTGTCGTATCTGCAGCAGCCCGATACGACAGATACGGCAGGGACAGCGAAGTTCCTACTATTGCCCGCTATGCCAGCCATGCTAG